From one Eucalyptus grandis isolate ANBG69807.140 chromosome 9, ASM1654582v1, whole genome shotgun sequence genomic stretch:
- the LOC120288576 gene encoding protein ACCELERATED CELL DEATH 6-like, protein MKNKKSENILHATAKGGDNNTVQCILKECGEPVFKKLANLKDISGNTPLHLASMNNHCQVMLSLVRNQRSDVKLLNNDKMTALDVAMNPESWSSPLLARAILFKAGVRIRQWPLVATVTFTAGFTLPGGYNASGDPHPGTAVILHNPVFQVFVISDMLAMHCSILGAVSLLWAHSSDPNVAEESYLLRALLLLMALSFTTVAFCAAVTVAVSKLIWLTTLVVYLTCVYLPICVLALAAFIFPQSPPAKLLFFIYYLAMTNQDHQSGD, encoded by the exons atgaaaaacaaaaagagcgAGAATATTCTTCATGCTACAGCCAAGGGTGGGGATAACAACACTGTCCAATGCATACTCAAGGAATGCGGTGAGCCCGTCTTCAAGAAGCTGGCGAATTTGAAAGATATCAGTGGAAACACACCCCTTCATTTGGCATCGATGAACAACCATTGCCAAGTTATGCTCTCTTTGGTGAGGAACCAAAGAAGTGACGTCAAGCTTCTGAACAATGACAAAATGACCGCCCTGGATGTGGCCATGAATCCCGAAAGCTGGTCATCGCCG TTACTAGCACgtgcaattttatttaaagCTGGTGTCCGTATAAGGCAG TGGCCACTCGTGGCCACAGTCACGTTCACTGCCGGCTTCACCTTGCCTGGTGGATATAATGCTTCCGGTGATCCACACCCAGGAACAGCAGTCATTCTGCACAACCCTGTGTTTCAGGTTTTTGTAATTTCGGACATGTTAGCCATGCATTGTTCCATCCTTGGGGCCGTAAGCCTCCTCTGGGCTCACAGCAGTGATCCCAACGTAGCAGAAGAAAGTTACCTCTTACGAGCGCTACTATTGTTGATGGCTCTCTCCTTCACGACGGTGGCATTTTGTGCAGCCGTAACGGTAGCAGTGAGCAAACTTATATGGCTCACGACCCTTGTTGTGTACCTGACATGCGTTTACCTCCCAATATGCGTACTGGCTTTAGCAGCCTTTATATTCCCACAATCCCCACCTGCTAAGcttctatttttcatttattatctaGCTATGACCAACCAGGATCACCAGTCCGGCGATTAG